A region from the Flavobacteriales bacterium genome encodes:
- a CDS encoding AAA family ATPase, translating to MIRKVTIKNFKRYENAEFLLEGPVVLAGPNNMGKTTALQAIAAWNLALNRWRELNDYNKRNGYTQAPMARQAFLPVPLRNFDWLFHQRQRKTIEIEVQSTEGWTVTMELKPDSTEQIYIRPTPSADPEVLRTKANVNATYVPPMTGLSIEEPVYTRAKQDQLLGQGKPGEIIRNLLVEAHGINDAWEALRKSIRDLFRCELLPPNSIGADIVCEYQPVGTDLRLDVSAAGSGMQQVLMLLAFLHMRPASVLLLDEPDAHLHVFLQDVIYAELRSVATRRNSQLIIATHSEVIINSVEPEELMLVFSTPRRLADKVARTRLVKSLRTLTQADVMLALGTKGILYLEGSTDWKLLREFARILQHPLHAWLSTEPFWKPATTTQQAREHYEALQLIEPAMTAVQLVDGDGKEQGVPPSERPETGKFNRIVFKRYEVESYLVHPGALKRYIDQNDGKSETLRDSLVTMFDKYAGAGSGANIVDAFIANPAEPPIIVERLLADKDYKARSVVLPPILSAAGIHGLHYTRYHEIAEFMHPEEIHPEVREKLDFIKEAFGL from the coding sequence ATGATCAGGAAGGTCACCATCAAGAATTTCAAGCGCTACGAGAACGCTGAATTCCTGCTGGAGGGTCCTGTCGTGCTGGCCGGCCCCAACAACATGGGCAAGACCACTGCACTGCAGGCGATCGCGGCGTGGAACTTGGCATTGAACCGGTGGCGTGAACTGAACGACTACAACAAACGCAACGGCTACACGCAGGCCCCCATGGCGCGGCAAGCATTCCTGCCTGTGCCATTGCGGAACTTCGATTGGCTCTTTCATCAACGTCAGCGCAAGACCATCGAGATAGAAGTGCAAAGCACTGAAGGCTGGACGGTCACGATGGAACTGAAGCCGGACAGTACAGAGCAGATCTATATACGGCCCACTCCATCTGCCGACCCCGAGGTGCTGCGCACGAAGGCCAATGTCAACGCTACGTATGTGCCTCCGATGACGGGTCTTTCGATTGAGGAGCCGGTGTATACGCGGGCCAAGCAAGATCAATTGCTCGGACAGGGCAAACCCGGTGAGATCATCCGGAACCTGCTCGTTGAAGCACATGGCATCAATGACGCGTGGGAAGCCCTACGAAAGTCGATCCGCGACCTGTTCCGTTGCGAACTGTTGCCACCCAATAGCATAGGTGCCGACATCGTTTGCGAGTACCAGCCAGTAGGAACAGACTTGCGCCTGGATGTCAGCGCAGCAGGTAGTGGGATGCAACAGGTCCTCATGCTCTTGGCCTTCCTGCATATGCGCCCGGCATCGGTGCTACTACTGGATGAGCCGGACGCGCACCTTCACGTGTTCCTGCAGGATGTGATCTACGCTGAACTTCGTTCTGTAGCGACTCGTCGCAATTCGCAGCTCATTATCGCCACGCATTCGGAGGTCATCATCAATTCGGTCGAGCCCGAGGAACTGATGCTTGTGTTCTCAACCCCGCGTCGATTGGCCGATAAGGTGGCGCGCACAAGGTTGGTGAAGTCATTGCGCACATTGACCCAAGCAGACGTGATGCTAGCGCTCGGCACCAAAGGCATCCTCTATCTTGAAGGTTCTACCGACTGGAAGCTGCTTCGCGAGTTCGCTCGCATTCTGCAACATCCTTTGCATGCGTGGCTGAGCACTGAGCCTTTCTGGAAGCCTGCTACCACCACACAACAAGCACGGGAACATTACGAAGCCCTGCAACTCATCGAGCCTGCGATGACCGCCGTGCAACTGGTGGATGGTGATGGCAAGGAACAGGGGGTTCCACCCAGTGAACGACCAGAGACTGGGAAATTCAATCGCATCGTCTTCAAACGATACGAGGTGGAGAGCTACCTGGTGCACCCGGGCGCGTTGAAGCGATACATCGACCAGAATGATGGCAAGAGCGAAACGCTCCGTGATTCACTGGTGACCATGTTCGACAAGTATGCCGGTGCGGGTTCCGGAGCGAACATTGTAGACGCCTTCATCGCCAACCCCGCAGAGCCACCCATCATTGTAGAACGCCTACTGGCCGACAAGGACTACAAGGCCCGTTCAGTGGTTCTGCCGCCGATTCTATCGGCTGCGGGGATCCATGGCCTGCACTATACACGCTATCATGAAATCGCGGAGTTCATGCACCCAGAGGAGATACATCCCGAAGTGAGAGAAAAACTCGACTTCATCAAGGAAGCGTTCGGGCTATGA